In Geminocystis sp. NIES-3708, a single window of DNA contains:
- the rplJ gene encoding 50S ribosomal protein L10, translating into MSKSLESKKQEVAEIKQLLEQSQLAFVVDYQGLSVADITDLRNRLRESGNVCKVTKNTLMSKAVEGNEKWEAINPYLKGTSAFILADEENIGNAVRAYQAFQKERKKSELRGGVMEGQGLSETQVKALADLPTKDQLIGQIAGSINAITAKVARGINEVPTSLARAIDAVKSQKEAA; encoded by the coding sequence ATATCTAAATCCCTAGAGAGCAAAAAACAAGAAGTAGCTGAAATTAAACAACTACTTGAACAATCTCAATTAGCATTCGTAGTTGATTATCAGGGGCTTAGTGTTGCTGACATTACCGATTTACGTAACCGTTTAAGAGAAAGTGGTAACGTCTGTAAGGTGACAAAAAACACCTTAATGAGTAAAGCGGTAGAAGGTAACGAAAAATGGGAAGCCATTAACCCTTATTTAAAAGGTACTTCGGCTTTTATCTTAGCTGATGAAGAAAATATTGGTAATGCAGTTCGTGCTTATCAAGCATTTCAGAAAGAGCGTAAGAAAAGTGAATTACGAGGCGGTGTCATGGAAGGACAAGGTCTCAGTGAAACACAGGTGAAAGCCTTAGCCGACTTACCTACCAAAGATCAACTCATTGGTCAAATTGCTGGTTCAATCAATGCTATTACCGCAAAAGTTGCTCGTGGTATCAACGAAGTACCTACTTCTTTGGCTCGTGCTATCGATGCTGTCAAATCTCAAAAAGAAGCCGCTTAA
- the rplL gene encoding 50S ribosomal protein L7/L12, with protein sequence MSDKVANIVEELKTLSLLEASELVKQIEEVFGVSAAAPVGGVVVAAAAAPAEEVEEQTEFNVILESFGEKKMDVLKVVRTITGLGLKETKELVEAAPKAIKEGVGKEEAETIKKQLEEAGAKATVK encoded by the coding sequence ATGTCTGATAAAGTAGCAAATATTGTTGAAGAGTTAAAAACTTTAAGTTTATTAGAAGCGTCCGAGTTAGTTAAACAAATTGAAGAAGTATTTGGTGTAAGTGCTGCTGCTCCTGTTGGTGGTGTTGTTGTAGCTGCGGCTGCTGCTCCTGCTGAAGAAGTTGAAGAACAAACTGAATTTAACGTTATCTTAGAAAGTTTCGGCGAGAAGAAAATGGATGTTCTTAAAGTCGTTCGTACCATCACTGGTTTAGGCTTAAAAGAAACCAAAGAATTAGTCGAAGCTGCGCCTAAAGCTATTAAAGAAGGTGTCGGTAAAGAGGAAGCTGAAACCATTAAGAAACAGTTAGAAGAAGCTGGTGCTAAAGCTACTGTTAAATAG
- a CDS encoding type ISP restriction/modification enzyme: MSRILIKQYRQELERIIRYGGSRNEGAVRRAMGSLLNGYCKPRNFVLVEELTIISPLKNNIRLDGIVKDALRLDWGYWEAKDEKDSLDAEIEAKFKKGYPTDNILFEDTKTAVLIQNGDESLRINMENDDDLDKLINQFLDYERTEIKDFRQAINTFSQDLPTILDTLRNLIDSQSPSPLTPLPQGEGNKAFIEARDKFLKVCQESINPDIKIADIREMIIQHILTEDIFTNIFSDAQFHQENNIAKQLNEVIKTFFTGNVKRNTFKTIQSYYNVIIRTASNIVNHQEKQKFLKVVYENFYKAYNPKEADRLGIVYTPNEIVKFMVQSTDYLLEKHFNKTLGNKGVEILDPCTGTGTFITEILDYLLTRDVEYKYKNEIHCNEISILPYYIANLNIEYSYQQKIGEYLEFNNICLVDTLDHTNFGGKQFDLFSMSQENTERIKRQNESKISVIIGNPPYNANQQNENDNNKNRSYDAIDKRIKETYVKESTAQKTKLYDMYSRFLRWGTDRLDNDGIIAFVSNSSFIDAKTYDGFRKLIVEDFNEIYIIDLKGNARNSGERRRQEGGNIFDDQIKVGIAVYFLVRNSKLKGCKVYYNAVDDYKKAEDKLKFLSANNLESINFETINPDKNNNWINLADDNDFNTLLPLVNKETKLSKNKDDEKAVFKLFSNGVNTARDEWVFDYNVNNLSEKIKYFIDKYNLVVNQFDNKKIDDILDAPIKWSADLKKSLLRNCIINFNDEKVVEYNYRPFIKNYYYSEQLLSDRLTSNHYEMFGIDLNKNNLLIIISNPNLSKKFSILSCINLADFHLVGDTQCLPLYRYEKGERIDNITDWGLEQFRDNYGDKKIEKEDIFNYVYGVLHNPEYRQKYELNLKREFPRIPFYDDFWQWSKWGKQLMELHLNYETIKPYKLTRIDIPLNNPEATPKPKLKADKTNHKIILDEVTTLEKIPSEAWEYKLGNRSALEWILDQYKEKKPKDKTIAEKFNNYRFADYKEQVIELLMRVTTVSIETMKIINQTNKYKKTKNNTNFE, from the coding sequence ATGTCTCGTATCCTCATTAAGCAATATCGTCAAGAATTAGAGAGAATTATTCGCTACGGTGGTAGTCGTAATGAAGGGGCGGTAAGAAGGGCAATGGGTAGTTTATTAAATGGTTATTGTAAACCGAGAAATTTTGTTTTAGTTGAGGAGTTAACCATTATCAGCCCTCTTAAAAATAATATTAGGCTTGACGGTATTGTTAAAGATGCTTTGAGGTTAGACTGGGGATATTGGGAAGCCAAAGACGAAAAGGATAGTTTAGATGCTGAAATTGAGGCTAAATTTAAGAAAGGATACCCCACGGATAATATTTTATTTGAGGATACCAAAACAGCCGTATTAATCCAAAATGGGGATGAATCATTACGGATTAATATGGAAAATGATGATGATTTAGACAAGTTAATTAATCAATTTTTAGACTATGAAAGGACAGAAATAAAAGATTTTCGTCAAGCTATTAATACTTTTAGTCAAGATTTACCCACTATTTTAGATACTCTCAGAAATTTAATTGATAGTCAATCCCCCTCACCCCTAACTCCTCTCCCACAAGGAGAAGGGAATAAGGCGTTTATTGAGGCAAGGGATAAATTCTTAAAAGTATGTCAAGAATCCATTAATCCAGACATCAAAATAGCTGATATTAGGGAGATGATAATTCAGCATATTTTAACAGAAGATATTTTCACTAATATTTTTAGTGATGCTCAATTTCACCAAGAAAATAATATTGCTAAACAATTAAATGAAGTCATCAAAACTTTCTTTACTGGTAATGTTAAAAGGAATACTTTTAAGACGATTCAAAGTTATTATAATGTTATTATTCGCACGGCTTCTAATATAGTTAATCATCAAGAAAAGCAGAAGTTTTTAAAGGTAGTTTATGAAAACTTTTATAAAGCCTATAACCCGAAAGAAGCGGACAGATTAGGTATAGTTTATACCCCTAATGAGATAGTAAAATTTATGGTACAAAGTACCGATTATTTACTAGAAAAACACTTTAATAAAACATTAGGAAATAAAGGAGTAGAAATATTAGATCCTTGTACTGGTACAGGTACTTTTATTACGGAAATATTAGATTATTTATTAACAAGAGATGTGGAGTATAAGTATAAAAATGAGATTCACTGTAACGAAATTTCTATCTTACCTTATTATATAGCAAATCTGAATATTGAATATTCTTATCAACAAAAAATAGGGGAATATTTAGAGTTTAATAATATCTGTTTAGTTGATACTTTAGACCATACTAATTTTGGTGGTAAACAGTTTGATTTATTCTCTATGAGTCAGGAAAATACTGAGAGAATTAAACGTCAAAATGAGAGCAAAATATCAGTTATTATTGGTAATCCACCTTATAATGCTAATCAGCAAAATGAAAATGATAATAATAAAAATCGCAGTTATGACGCAATTGATAAACGAATAAAAGAGACTTATGTTAAAGAAAGTACAGCCCAAAAAACTAAACTTTATGATATGTATTCTCGTTTTTTACGGTGGGGTACAGATAGATTAGATAATGATGGTATTATCGCTTTTGTTTCTAATTCATCTTTTATTGATGCTAAAACTTATGATGGATTTCGTAAGTTAATTGTTGAAGATTTTAACGAAATTTATATTATTGATTTAAAAGGAAATGCTCGTAATAGTGGAGAGAGAAGACGACAAGAGGGAGGAAATATTTTTGATGATCAAATAAAGGTTGGAATTGCGGTTTATTTTTTAGTAAGAAATAGCAAATTAAAAGGTTGTAAAGTTTATTATAACGCTGTTGATGATTATAAAAAAGCAGAGGATAAATTAAAGTTTTTAAGTGCTAATAATTTAGAGTCAATTAATTTTGAAACTATTAATCCTGATAAAAATAATAACTGGATAAATTTAGCAGATGATAATGATTTTAATACTTTATTACCTTTAGTAAATAAAGAGACTAAATTATCTAAAAATAAAGATGATGAAAAAGCTGTATTTAAGTTATTTTCTAATGGTGTAAATACAGCTAGAGATGAATGGGTATTTGATTATAATGTGAATAATTTATCGGAAAAAATTAAATATTTTATTGATAAATATAATTTAGTAGTTAATCAATTTGATAATAAAAAAATAGATGATATTTTGGATGCTCCAATAAAATGGAGTGCTGATTTAAAGAAAAGTTTATTAAGAAACTGTATAATCAACTTTAATGATGAAAAAGTAGTTGAATATAATTATCGTCCATTTATAAAAAATTATTATTATTCAGAGCAATTATTATCAGATAGACTAACTTCAAATCACTATGAAATGTTTGGTATTGACTTAAATAAAAATAATTTATTAATTATTATTTCTAATCCAAACTTATCTAAAAAATTTTCAATTTTGTCTTGTATAAATTTAGCTGATTTTCATTTAGTTGGTGATACCCAATGTTTGCCATTATATCGATATGAAAAAGGAGAGAGAATTGATAATATAACAGATTGGGGATTAGAGCAATTTAGAGATAATTATGGAGATAAAAAGATAGAAAAAGAAGATATATTTAACTATGTTTATGGAGTTTTACATAACCCAGAATATCGTCAAAAATATGAGCTAAACTTAAAGAGAGAATTTCCGAGAATACCCTTTTATGATGATTTTTGGCAATGGAGTAAATGGGGTAAACAATTAATGGAATTACACCTCAATTATGAAACTATTAAACCTTATAAATTAACTAGAATAGACATCCCCTTAAATAATCCAGAAGCTACTCCTAAACCTAAACTAAAAGCCGATAAAACTAACCATAAAATTATCCTTGATGAAGTCACAACTTTAGAAAAAATACCTTCAGAAGCATGGGAATATAAACTAGGTAATCGTAGTGCATTAGAATGGATTTTAGACCAATATAAAGAGAAAAAACCTAAAGATAAAACCATAGCTGAAAAGTTCAATAACTATCGCTTTGCTGATTATAAAGAGCAAGTAATAGAGTTATTAATGAGAGTGACTACAGTCAGTATTGAGACCATGAAAATTATTAACCAGACGAATAAATACAAAAAAACTAAGAACAACACAAATTTTGAATAA
- a CDS encoding thiol-disulfide oxidoreductase DCC family protein, with product MNQKYHVIYDGNCNLCVTFTQLLENFDKGNLFNYIPMQDTEVLAQLKVTSDDCELGMILVNRNHLNERWQGSLAAEKIIELLPNGQLFITAYRAIPSLKWLGDKSYLQIRDNRYQWFGSREKTYYSIYGLSCKNNPDCDNL from the coding sequence ATGAATCAAAAATATCATGTAATTTATGATGGTAATTGTAATTTATGCGTTACTTTTACCCAATTATTAGAAAACTTTGATAAGGGGAATTTATTTAATTATATTCCTATGCAAGATACAGAAGTTTTAGCACAGTTAAAAGTTACTTCTGATGATTGCGAATTAGGAATGATATTAGTTAATCGTAATCATCTTAACGAACGTTGGCAAGGCAGTTTAGCCGCTGAAAAAATAATAGAATTATTGCCAAATGGTCAATTATTTATCACCGCTTATCGTGCAATTCCGAGCTTAAAATGGTTGGGAGATAAAAGTTATTTACAAATCAGAGATAATCGTTATCAATGGTTTGGTAGTCGTGAAAAAACCTATTATTCAATCTATGGTTTAAGCTGTAAAAATAATCCTGATTGTGATAATTTATAA